The Virgibacillus phasianinus genome includes a window with the following:
- a CDS encoding YceI family protein, whose product MAKVKWNVDAAHSSLEFVVKHMMISKAKGVFNDFEAEIEADPENLEDAKIEFNVDISSIDTRKKDRDDHLRSADFFDAENHPKMTFVATDIKKKSDNNYDVTGDLTIRGTKKPVTFDIDYEGTGKDPWGNEVAGFSGSTKISRKEFGLTWNAALETGGVMVGDEVKINVEIEAVKQA is encoded by the coding sequence ATGGCAAAAGTAAAATGGAATGTTGACGCAGCACACAGCTCGTTAGAATTCGTTGTTAAGCATATGATGATTTCAAAAGCAAAAGGTGTTTTTAATGACTTTGAAGCAGAAATCGAAGCAGATCCAGAAAATCTGGAGGATGCTAAAATTGAATTTAACGTAGATATCAGCAGTATTGATACGCGTAAAAAAGATCGTGATGATCATTTACGCTCTGCCGACTTTTTCGATGCGGAAAACCACCCAAAAATGACGTTTGTTGCAACAGATATAAAAAAGAAATCTGATAACAATTATGATGTGACTGGTGATTTAACAATACGTGGAACAAAAAAACCCGTAACATTTGATATTGACTATGAAGGTACAGGTAAAGATCCATGGGGCAATGAAGTAGCTGGTTTCAGTGGATCAACTAAAATCAGCCGGAAAGAATTTGGCTTAACATGGAATGCTGCACTTGAAACCGGTGGCGTTATGGTTGGTGACGAAGTTAAAATCAACGTTGAAATCGAAGCAGTTAAACAAGCATAA
- the fdhD gene encoding formate dehydrogenase accessory sulfurtransferase FdhD codes for MINQGITHWPTAKYREHLMTVVDDTVAREFALTVSINGEQYATIVCTPTSLKELVIGFLASEGIIGNQADIQSLTIDDYKGFAYVELNFKIEVSERTERWIGSCCGKSREFYLKQDVKVAKTIMSKTKINPNQIVNLMQEFDNKANVFSQTGGVHQAGLATSANIETTFIDIGRHNALDKLFGYILLNKLPARDFCILFSGRISSEVVLKVSKIGAGILLAKSAPTDLALKLADDLQITAVGFIRNNSLNVYTHGYRILNNGIEKNTQVRGGDL; via the coding sequence TTGATCAATCAGGGTATTACACACTGGCCGACGGCGAAGTACCGCGAGCATCTGATGACCGTAGTAGATGACACAGTAGCCCGTGAATTCGCCTTAACCGTATCAATTAATGGTGAGCAATATGCAACAATTGTGTGTACGCCTACTAGCTTAAAAGAATTAGTTATTGGATTTTTAGCATCAGAAGGCATTATCGGAAATCAGGCGGATATTCAATCATTAACGATTGATGATTATAAAGGATTTGCATATGTAGAATTAAATTTTAAGATAGAGGTTTCGGAAAGAACAGAACGATGGATCGGATCCTGTTGCGGAAAGAGCCGTGAATTTTACTTGAAACAAGATGTTAAGGTAGCAAAGACAATTATGTCAAAGACGAAGATAAATCCAAACCAGATTGTTAATCTTATGCAGGAATTTGATAATAAAGCAAATGTCTTCAGTCAGACAGGGGGCGTCCACCAGGCAGGGCTAGCCACTTCTGCAAATATTGAAACTACCTTTATTGATATAGGCAGACACAATGCATTGGATAAGTTATTTGGCTATATATTACTCAATAAGCTGCCGGCAAGGGATTTCTGTATTTTATTTTCAGGTCGAATATCTTCAGAAGTAGTACTAAAGGTTTCAAAAATTGGTGCTGGTATTCTTTTGGCAAAATCCGCACCTACTGATCTTGCTCTTAAACTAGCAGATGATTTACAGATAACTGCTGTGGGCTTTATTCGAAATAATAGTTTAAATGTTTATACACATGGTTATAGAATTTTGAATAATGGCATTGAAAAAAATACTCAGGTAAGGGGAGGAGATCTTTAG
- a CDS encoding N-acetylmuramoyl-L-alanine amidase, translating into MKPILIIDPGHGGRDPGGGSNRFWKEKEMSLAISLYQFKRYNQLGIPVELTRSTDITLSPEARTRIVRNSGASFCHSNHINAGGGDGAEIIHSIYGGKRMAEKVAKELKASGQNIRRVFTRILPSNPRLDYYFMNRNTGNVTTAIIEYGFADSTKDDIQQLQSNWREYAEAVVRGFCLYTSHDYAPPKQRAGSGKEVLRLPATADTWRVYPLNKQPIKGNEVGFLKPAKFNGLQYQIYGNPYPHVYIIKTRDYGIVNIYASSEIGAILS; encoded by the coding sequence ATGAAACCAATATTAATTATTGATCCGGGTCATGGTGGAAGAGATCCTGGCGGGGGCTCAAATCGATTCTGGAAAGAGAAAGAAATGAGTCTTGCAATATCATTGTATCAATTTAAGCGGTATAACCAATTGGGTATTCCAGTTGAATTGACAAGGAGTACAGATATCACGTTGTCGCCAGAAGCAAGGACTAGAATCGTTCGAAATAGCGGGGCGTCGTTTTGTCATTCCAATCACATTAACGCAGGGGGCGGAGACGGAGCAGAAATCATTCATTCCATATATGGAGGAAAAAGGATGGCAGAAAAAGTGGCGAAGGAATTAAAAGCTTCTGGACAAAACATAAGACGTGTTTTCACCCGAATATTACCGTCCAACCCGAGGCTGGATTATTATTTTATGAATCGAAATACAGGAAATGTAACAACAGCAATCATTGAATACGGATTTGCTGATTCAACAAAAGATGATATTCAGCAGCTTCAATCCAATTGGAGAGAGTATGCAGAGGCTGTTGTAAGAGGGTTTTGTTTGTATACTAGTCATGACTATGCACCTCCAAAACAGAGAGCAGGAAGTGGTAAGGAGGTTCTGCGTTTACCTGCGACAGCCGATACATGGCGGGTATATCCACTAAATAAACAACCAATTAAAGGGAATGAGGTTGGTTTCCTTAAACCGGCGAAATTTAACGGGTTGCAATATCAGATTTATGGGAATCCATATCCGCATGTATACATAATAAAAACGCGGGATTATGGAATCGTTAATATTTATGCATCTTCTGAGATTGGGGCAATATTAAGTTAA
- a CDS encoding beta-ketoacyl-[acyl-carrier-protein] synthase family protein, translating to MTKSKAKRVVVTGIGAVTPFGVGIPVFWDGLVNGQSAIKETEEPELSQWSPVSAELKDLDPLQYLSKKQVRNTDRITQLSLIAAQEAMEDSGVNLEGEDLRRMGITVGTGYGGVQTLGEGTVQLVNNPKKRVSPRLLSKSIPNAAASALAMQYGFQGPAMTYTTACAASANSIGEAMYMLQRGEVDLMLAGGAESLFSPVILAGLRSAGAIAMDGPEDKSAWSRPFDTNRKGMVAGEGAAFLVLETYEKAVARGATLYGELAGYGTSNDAYHETAPHPNGDGAVIAMERALDTAGLQAHNIDYVNAHATATPAGDTAESKSLQRVFGDDLAAIPVNSIKGAIGHLLGTAGAIESISCLLSMKSGILPPTLNCDQPDSDAPPNLVRERSKKQEVTSVLTNSFGFGGQNGSLIWRKV from the coding sequence ATGACGAAATCCAAAGCCAAGCGTGTTGTGGTAACTGGCATTGGCGCTGTCACGCCTTTTGGGGTCGGAATACCGGTGTTTTGGGATGGTTTAGTAAATGGACAATCAGCCATAAAAGAGACAGAGGAGCCTGAATTATCTCAATGGAGCCCTGTCTCGGCAGAACTAAAAGATTTAGATCCTCTGCAATATCTTTCAAAGAAGCAGGTAAGAAATACAGACCGCATTACACAACTAAGTCTTATTGCAGCTCAAGAAGCGATGGAAGATTCCGGGGTTAACCTGGAAGGGGAAGATTTAAGGCGTATGGGTATTACCGTTGGAACAGGTTATGGTGGTGTGCAAACACTTGGTGAAGGTACAGTTCAACTAGTTAACAATCCCAAAAAGCGGGTCAGTCCACGGCTTCTTTCAAAGTCAATTCCGAATGCGGCTGCATCCGCACTTGCGATGCAATACGGTTTTCAAGGCCCCGCAATGACATACACGACAGCATGTGCAGCATCCGCCAATTCTATTGGAGAGGCGATGTATATGCTGCAAAGGGGTGAAGTTGACCTGATGCTAGCTGGCGGTGCGGAATCGCTTTTCTCACCAGTAATACTTGCCGGTTTGCGCTCGGCGGGTGCAATAGCGATGGACGGGCCGGAAGATAAGTCTGCGTGGAGCAGACCGTTTGACACCAATCGGAAGGGTATGGTTGCAGGTGAGGGTGCAGCCTTTTTGGTTCTTGAAACATATGAAAAAGCAGTCGCACGTGGAGCTACACTATATGGTGAACTTGCGGGCTACGGTACATCGAATGATGCATACCATGAAACAGCACCACATCCAAACGGTGACGGAGCAGTAATTGCCATGGAGCGTGCACTTGATACAGCTGGTTTACAAGCACATAACATCGATTATGTAAATGCCCATGCAACAGCAACTCCCGCTGGTGATACAGCTGAGTCCAAGTCACTTCAACGTGTTTTTGGGGATGATTTAGCAGCAATACCTGTTAATTCGATTAAAGGTGCAATTGGACATTTACTTGGCACCGCTGGAGCAATCGAAAGCATATCCTGTTTGTTATCGATGAAGTCAGGTATTTTACCGCCGACACTTAATTGTGATCAACCCGATTCTGACGCTCCACCGAATTTGGTTCGGGAGAGGTCAAAAAAACAAGAAGTCACTTCTGTATTGACGAACTCTTTTGGTTTTGGCGGTCAAAATGGTTCCCTTATTTGGCGAAAGGTTTAA
- a CDS encoding class I adenylate-forming enzyme family protein yields MVISVQQRRESLENDFPVWQRKTLGEHFAERCQKYADRPLLVTSSTHYTYEEVWRDSVNAAKAMLALGIRRRDHVALIMDNKPEFVALKIGISLIGAVCIPINTMLQEDELEYMFRQSDVQWLFIHDKIKSNPLQRNVKQIIVKDEKAEGLQSQIQKVVTIPNGLSTVEQHNDEFFIEWNDFIARASSVSDEAFDLRFAQSCYPDEIADIIYTSGTTGMPKGVMLTHDMLLRCSYSTALSRAFEDGRRIFTTLPMYHVFAYVEGFMAASFVGGSIVLCTDSSPREVLKLLEKTHATDYICVPSMLISILKQPNLETYDYSSLFGMMCAAAPAPVPVWKKAVEKLGLTEICTGYGGTEATAATVHTEVGDSIEIVTTRVGRVKPGGSSGEEEYGGKNIQYDVIDPYTKERLTQGSVGEFIVRGNFVTNGYYNKPEENAADIDKDGWFHTGDLGRIDENGYLEFLGRSKDLYKTFGENVAPKEVEEVISLHPAVNQVYVVGVKDALAGEMGGAFIELNQGATCERRDIVRWCGEHLARFKVPRHVWFVHEEDWPLSGTGKVQKFRLRERAEEYLGKHETLKKGGESS; encoded by the coding sequence ATGGTTATAAGTGTCCAGCAAAGACGTGAAAGCTTGGAAAATGATTTCCCTGTATGGCAGCGCAAAACATTAGGTGAGCACTTTGCGGAAAGATGTCAGAAATACGCTGACCGTCCATTGTTAGTAACTTCCAGTACACATTATACATACGAGGAAGTCTGGCGGGACAGTGTGAATGCAGCCAAGGCAATGCTTGCACTAGGAATACGGAGACGTGACCATGTTGCCCTTATAATGGACAACAAACCAGAGTTTGTAGCGCTGAAGATAGGTATTTCGTTAATTGGTGCTGTCTGTATTCCCATTAATACCATGCTGCAAGAGGATGAACTTGAATACATGTTCCGTCAGTCTGATGTGCAGTGGCTATTCATACATGACAAAATTAAAAGTAATCCATTGCAAAGGAATGTCAAGCAAATAATAGTAAAGGATGAAAAGGCTGAGGGCCTCCAAAGTCAAATACAAAAGGTGGTTACGATCCCTAACGGTCTGTCAACGGTGGAGCAGCATAATGACGAATTTTTCATTGAATGGAATGACTTTATTGCTCGTGCTTCATCTGTTTCAGATGAAGCATTTGACTTGCGTTTTGCTCAAAGCTGTTATCCTGATGAAATTGCAGATATTATCTATACATCCGGGACGACTGGCATGCCAAAGGGCGTTATGTTAACGCATGACATGCTGCTTCGCTGTTCATACAGTACAGCGTTAAGTCGTGCTTTTGAAGATGGAAGGCGAATTTTCACTACGTTACCGATGTACCATGTATTCGCCTATGTAGAGGGGTTTATGGCTGCCTCGTTTGTAGGAGGATCAATCGTCCTTTGCACGGATTCCAGTCCACGTGAGGTTCTAAAACTGTTAGAAAAAACGCATGCAACAGATTATATTTGTGTTCCTTCGATGTTAATTTCAATTTTAAAGCAGCCCAATCTTGAAACATATGACTATTCGTCTTTATTTGGCATGATGTGCGCTGCGGCACCTGCGCCAGTACCAGTTTGGAAAAAGGCGGTAGAAAAGCTGGGATTAACTGAAATTTGCACAGGTTACGGTGGAACAGAAGCCACGGCAGCGACTGTTCATACAGAGGTTGGAGATTCCATTGAAATTGTAACAACCCGTGTCGGCCGCGTAAAACCAGGTGGAAGCAGTGGTGAAGAAGAATATGGCGGGAAAAATATCCAATACGATGTGATTGATCCATATACGAAAGAGCGACTTACACAAGGCTCCGTTGGTGAATTTATTGTTCGTGGGAATTTTGTTACTAATGGTTATTACAATAAACCTGAAGAGAATGCAGCAGATATTGATAAAGATGGCTGGTTCCATACAGGTGATTTGGGAAGAATTGATGAAAATGGCTACCTGGAGTTTCTTGGGCGAAGTAAAGATTTATATAAGACATTTGGAGAGAATGTTGCACCCAAAGAAGTGGAAGAGGTTATTTCGCTTCACCCGGCTGTTAACCAAGTGTATGTAGTCGGTGTAAAGGATGCTCTGGCAGGTGAAATGGGCGGCGCTTTTATTGAGCTCAATCAAGGTGCGACATGTGAAAGACGCGATATTGTCAGATGGTGCGGTGAACATTTAGCACGATTTAAAGTGCCTAGGCACGTATGGTTTGTTCACGAAGAAGACTGGCCGCTTAGTGGGACAGGGAAAGTTCAAAAGTTTCGGCTGCGGGAAAGGGCTGAAGAATATTTAGGTAAACACGAAACATTAAAGAAAGGAGGAGAATCATCATGA
- a CDS encoding DUF6884 domain-containing protein, producing the protein MRQLSIIPCGKKKIWDKQRDHGPAKASQTYIGTFHRLCRNYALQFTDQWVVLSAKHGFLLPADIVDENYDVTFKQKHNSTEIITIDRLQQQVREKQLDRYDELIILAGKKYKKVIADSFNCDMPKKFPLETFSGMGYMQQALKQAVADNRPLH; encoded by the coding sequence ATGAGACAATTAAGTATTATTCCATGTGGAAAGAAGAAAATTTGGGATAAGCAACGAGACCATGGTCCAGCGAAGGCGAGCCAAACGTATATTGGAACATTTCACAGGTTATGCCGTAATTATGCGTTGCAATTTACTGATCAGTGGGTGGTTCTATCAGCAAAACACGGGTTTCTCTTACCTGCAGATATTGTTGATGAAAATTACGATGTGACGTTTAAGCAAAAACATAATTCAACGGAAATTATCACGATTGACCGTCTACAACAACAGGTTAGAGAAAAACAACTGGATCGCTATGATGAACTAATTATTCTGGCGGGTAAAAAATATAAAAAGGTTATTGCGGATAGTTTTAATTGTGACATGCCAAAGAAGTTTCCACTGGAGACATTTTCAGGGATGGGCTACATGCAGCAGGCATTAAAGCAGGCTGTTGCAGATAATCGTCCACTTCATTAA
- the thiT gene encoding energy-coupled thiamine transporter ThiT, whose amino-acid sequence MRSKKILFLIEVSILTALALVLDLAPFLSFKIWAQGGSISLAMIPIFIVAFRWGIKGGLLSGFLWGILQVAIGTAYILTPIQGVLDYGVAFTVLGFAGIFANKIQKAVKEGHTKEYLTYIMFGVLLGSALRFLAHFFAGVFFFKSAIEGQSVWMYSLLYNLSYMFPSFIICTIAVFFLFHKQPRTLINAA is encoded by the coding sequence TTGCGTTCAAAAAAGATTTTATTTTTAATTGAAGTATCAATACTGACAGCATTGGCACTTGTACTTGACCTTGCTCCATTCCTGTCTTTTAAAATATGGGCACAGGGTGGGTCGATTTCACTGGCAATGATTCCTATTTTTATTGTAGCTTTTAGATGGGGGATTAAGGGTGGTCTCTTGTCCGGATTTTTGTGGGGGATCTTGCAGGTTGCCATCGGTACAGCCTATATCTTAACTCCAATTCAAGGAGTCTTGGACTATGGTGTAGCCTTCACTGTCTTGGGCTTTGCTGGGATTTTTGCAAATAAGATACAAAAAGCTGTTAAAGAGGGGCATACAAAGGAATATTTAACGTACATCATGTTTGGGGTATTGTTAGGGTCAGCGTTACGCTTTTTAGCACACTTTTTTGCAGGGGTATTCTTCTTTAAATCTGCAATTGAAGGGCAATCGGTATGGATGTATTCTTTACTTTATAATCTATCCTACATGTTTCCATCATTTATCATTTGTACAATTGCTGTATTCTTTCTGTTCCATAAGCAGCCTAGAACTTTAATAAATGCGGCATAA
- a CDS encoding aconitate hydratase → MPLNVAQKLIKDHLVSGSIEKGKEIGLKIDQTLTQDATGTMVMLELEAMGLDYAKTEASAQYVDHNLIQVDSKNPDDHLFLESATRRFGLHYSRPGNGVSHPVHMQRLAKPGKTLLGSDSHTCANGCMGMLAIGAGGIDVAMAITGEPIYIKMPEVMGVELTGELPDWVSAKDVILEMLRRYDVKGGVGKIIEYYGPGLEHLSAMDRHVIANMGAELGATATVFPSDKEVKRFLKDQNREDDWIELKADKGATYDLNDTIDLSKLEPLVAKPSSPGNVVKASELKNTPIYQSYIGSSANPGFRDFAVAAEIVKDRQIADSISFDINPTSRQMLTNLVQEMHIASLLQSGARLHQAGCNGCIGMGQAPATGRNSLRTTPRNFPGRSGSKEDSVFLCSPETAAASALTGKITDPRTMDFKYPKVKDPKDPNVDDRLLDKPLSYDDAQKVELIKGPNIVSIPEMDALPDELNLPILLNVGDNISTDEILAGGARVLPFRSNLPEISKFTFEAVDPTYYDRGMESKDRSGHAIVGGYNYGQGSSREHAALAPRYLGLRVVIVKDFARIHWQNLVNFGVVPLVFANEEDQHKLSQGDILEFKDLRNKIQNSNEFSVSIKGKSDKIDVRHTLSERQVNIILHGGLINWIRQKQTS, encoded by the coding sequence GTGCCGTTAAATGTCGCGCAAAAATTAATCAAAGATCACTTGGTTTCAGGTTCAATTGAAAAGGGCAAAGAAATCGGCCTGAAGATTGACCAAACATTAACACAGGATGCAACAGGAACTATGGTAATGCTGGAGCTTGAAGCAATGGGTTTAGACTATGCAAAAACCGAGGCTTCTGCACAGTATGTCGACCATAATTTAATTCAGGTTGATAGTAAGAACCCAGATGACCACTTATTCCTTGAAAGTGCTACACGAAGATTCGGGCTCCATTACAGCCGCCCGGGGAATGGTGTTAGTCATCCTGTTCACATGCAGCGTTTAGCAAAGCCTGGGAAAACCTTACTCGGTTCTGACAGTCATACATGTGCCAATGGATGTATGGGAATGCTTGCTATTGGTGCAGGCGGAATCGATGTGGCAATGGCTATTACCGGCGAACCTATCTACATTAAAATGCCAGAAGTTATGGGTGTGGAACTAACTGGTGAACTTCCAGACTGGGTAAGTGCAAAGGACGTCATTTTGGAAATGCTGCGCCGTTATGATGTTAAAGGTGGCGTTGGCAAAATCATCGAATATTATGGACCAGGTCTCGAGCATCTTTCCGCAATGGATCGTCATGTAATTGCAAATATGGGTGCAGAGCTTGGTGCGACCGCAACCGTTTTCCCATCTGATAAAGAAGTCAAACGATTTTTGAAGGATCAAAACCGGGAAGATGATTGGATTGAGTTGAAAGCAGATAAAGGTGCAACTTATGATTTAAATGATACGATTGACCTCTCCAAACTGGAGCCATTAGTGGCGAAACCATCCAGTCCAGGAAATGTAGTGAAAGCAAGCGAATTAAAAAATACCCCAATTTACCAATCATATATTGGATCATCTGCTAATCCGGGATTCAGAGACTTTGCTGTTGCAGCCGAAATTGTAAAGGACCGCCAAATTGCAGACAGTATTTCCTTTGACATTAACCCTACCTCACGGCAAATGCTTACGAATCTGGTACAGGAAATGCACATCGCAAGTTTACTTCAGTCTGGAGCCAGATTGCACCAAGCAGGCTGTAATGGGTGCATCGGTATGGGGCAAGCGCCTGCGACTGGCCGTAACAGCCTGCGAACTACACCACGAAACTTCCCGGGACGTTCTGGTTCCAAAGAAGACAGTGTATTCCTATGCAGTCCCGAAACCGCTGCAGCATCTGCTTTAACTGGAAAAATTACGGATCCGCGCACAATGGATTTTAAGTATCCAAAGGTCAAAGATCCTAAAGATCCAAATGTAGATGATCGCTTATTGGATAAACCTTTATCCTACGACGATGCCCAAAAAGTTGAGTTAATTAAAGGACCAAATATTGTTTCGATCCCAGAAATGGATGCATTACCCGATGAATTAAATCTTCCTATACTACTTAACGTTGGGGATAATATCTCGACAGACGAAATACTTGCAGGTGGGGCGCGCGTCCTCCCCTTCCGCAGTAATCTTCCGGAAATCAGTAAATTCACCTTTGAAGCGGTTGATCCAACATACTATGACCGCGGAATGGAAAGTAAAGATAGAAGCGGCCATGCAATTGTTGGTGGTTATAATTACGGTCAAGGTTCAAGTCGTGAACACGCAGCGTTAGCACCGAGATATCTAGGACTTCGTGTTGTAATCGTAAAAGACTTTGCCCGCATTCACTGGCAAAACCTTGTCAACTTTGGTGTGGTTCCGTTAGTATTCGCAAACGAAGAGGATCAGCATAAACTAAGCCAAGGTGATATTTTAGAATTTAAGGATTTACGCAATAAAATTCAAAACAGTAATGAGTTTTCTGTATCAATTAAAGGGAAAAGTGATAAAATTGATGTCCGCCATACGTTATCAGAACGTCAGGTTAACATCATTTTACACGGAGGTCTCATAAACTGGATCCGTCAAAAACAAACATCATGA
- a CDS encoding M3 family oligoendopeptidase has product MQITYETTWDLDTIFQGGSESGQFNTYLDDIKRSLRGLSESVMEINPHDIDADILTSVVNQLEYTTKRLGEAFAFISCLSAQNVKDAKAGMLVGKRSELKAEADAIKTNFDQKIMQIDDKKWENLLTDPILHEVAFVLNEARQAAKDQLPVEQEVLMNDLAIDGYQGWSQMYDTVVGNMGVELEVNGVRTSYSMGQASNKLSDPNRAVRKHAAEQIDKEWKANAELLGQTLNHLAGFRLQKYKHRKWADVLKEPLAINRMKQETLDAMWKAISRNKQPFVQFLQRKAELLGREKLSMYDIGAPISDSVKMYSFSEGADFIVEQFRTFSPKMADFAQMAFEKRWIEAEDRAGKRTGGFCTSFPDSEQTRIFMTFSGTSSNVATLAHELGHAYHQHVMNDIHGLNQGYAMNVAETASTFAEMIVADASVKQAKDKHEKKALLEDKVQRGISFFMNIHARFLFESRFYEERKQGMVTVERLNELMVDAQKEAYCDELEDYDEKFWASKLHFHITGVPFYNFPYTFGYLFSLGLYAHALESDGNFEDDYAALLRDTGRMNVEELAEKHLNVDFTKPDFWENAMKLCIKDVEEFLAIS; this is encoded by the coding sequence ATGCAAATAACATATGAAACTACATGGGATTTAGACACGATTTTTCAAGGCGGAAGTGAATCGGGGCAATTTAACACTTACCTAGATGATATCAAGCGATCTTTGCGGGGACTATCAGAATCCGTAATGGAAATAAATCCGCATGATATTGATGCTGATATATTGACCAGCGTTGTTAACCAATTAGAATATACAACAAAAAGACTGGGGGAGGCTTTCGCATTTATTAGTTGTCTCAGTGCACAGAACGTAAAAGATGCGAAGGCAGGAATGCTGGTTGGAAAAAGAAGTGAATTAAAAGCGGAAGCAGATGCAATTAAAACTAATTTTGATCAAAAAATAATGCAAATTGACGATAAGAAATGGGAAAATCTTTTAACAGATCCTATTCTTCATGAGGTGGCATTTGTTTTAAATGAAGCCAGACAGGCAGCAAAGGACCAATTACCTGTTGAACAAGAGGTCTTGATGAATGATTTAGCGATTGATGGCTATCAGGGATGGAGTCAAATGTATGACACAGTGGTTGGTAACATGGGGGTGGAATTAGAAGTGAATGGGGTGCGAACATCCTATTCAATGGGACAGGCTTCCAATAAATTAAGTGATCCGAATCGGGCAGTACGCAAACATGCAGCAGAACAAATTGATAAAGAATGGAAAGCGAATGCAGAATTATTGGGACAAACACTTAATCATTTGGCGGGTTTTCGTTTGCAAAAGTACAAGCATCGGAAATGGGCAGATGTTTTAAAAGAGCCACTGGCAATCAACCGCATGAAACAAGAAACACTTGATGCGATGTGGAAAGCCATCTCAAGAAACAAGCAGCCATTTGTTCAGTTTTTGCAAAGGAAGGCTGAATTATTGGGACGTGAAAAGCTGAGCATGTATGATATAGGCGCACCAATTTCAGATTCTGTTAAGATGTATTCGTTTTCAGAAGGTGCCGATTTTATCGTAGAACAATTTCGGACATTCAGCCCTAAAATGGCTGATTTTGCTCAAATGGCTTTTGAAAAACGATGGATAGAAGCGGAAGATCGTGCAGGTAAACGCACTGGCGGGTTCTGTACCAGCTTTCCGGACAGTGAGCAGACCCGTATATTCATGACATTTTCCGGGACCTCCTCCAACGTAGCAACTCTAGCACATGAGCTCGGTCATGCATACCACCAGCATGTGATGAATGATATTCATGGATTAAATCAGGGTTATGCGATGAATGTCGCGGAAACTGCATCAACATTTGCGGAAATGATTGTGGCAGATGCATCTGTGAAACAAGCAAAAGACAAGCATGAGAAAAAAGCACTGCTCGAGGATAAAGTGCAAAGGGGAATATCATTTTTTATGAACATACATGCCAGGTTTTTGTTTGAAAGTCGTTTTTATGAAGAAAGAAAACAGGGTATGGTTACTGTCGAGCGATTAAATGAACTGATGGTGGACGCACAAAAAGAAGCCTATTGCGATGAACTGGAAGACTATGATGAAAAATTCTGGGCATCCAAACTGCATTTCCATATCACAGGTGTGCCATTTTATAACTTTCCTTACACTTTCGGCTATTTATTCAGTCTCGGATTGTATGCACATGCATTAGAATCTGATGGCAATTTTGAAGATGACTATGCTGCATTACTCCGGGATACAGGACGGATGAATGTTGAAGAATTGGCTGAAAAACATTTAAACGTTGACTTTACAAAACCCGATTTCTGGGAAAATGCTATGAAATTATGTATCAAGGATGTAGAGGAATTTCTGGCAATTTCTTAG